A section of the Candidatus Nitrosacidococcus sp. I8 genome encodes:
- the groL gene encoding chaperonin GroEL (60 kDa chaperone family; promotes refolding of misfolded polypeptides especially under stressful conditions; forms two stacked rings of heptamers to form a barrel-shaped 14mer; ends can be capped by GroES; misfolded proteins enter the barrel where they are refolded when GroES binds), with protein sequence MSAKEVKFSEDARHRMVRGVNILADAVKVTLGPKGRNVVLEKSFGAPTITKDGVSVAKEVELKDKFENMGAQMVKEVASQTSDVAGDGTTTATVLAQSMLREGMKAVAAGMNPMDLKRGIDKAVVAAVEEMKKLSKPCADNKAIAQVGTISANSDETVGNIIAEAMQKVGKEGVITVEEGSGLENELDVVEGMQFDRGYLSPYFVSNQQSMASELDNPYILIHDKKISNIRELLPILENVAKSSRPLLIIAEDVEGEALATLVVNTIRGIVKVCAVKAPGFGDRRKAMLEDIAVLTGGTVISEEVGLSLDKASLDDLGQAKRISVSKENTTIVDGAGNTDSIKARVEQIRVQMEEATSEYDKEKLQERVAKLAGGVAVIKVGAATEMEMKEKKARVEDALHATRAAVEEGVVPGGGVALIRALLAIKDIKGLNHDQDVGINLARRAMEEPLRQIVHNAGEEASVIVNTVKEGSGNFGYNAATGEFGDMIAMGILDPTKVSRTALQKAASVSGLMITTEAMIAEAPKDEGSATGAPGMGGMGGMGDMGMM encoded by the coding sequence ATGTCTGCTAAAGAAGTAAAATTTAGCGAAGATGCACGCCATCGTATGGTGCGTGGAGTTAATATTCTAGCTGATGCGGTAAAAGTTACTTTAGGCCCTAAAGGACGCAATGTAGTTTTAGAAAAAAGTTTTGGTGCTCCTACTATCACTAAAGATGGAGTTAGCGTTGCTAAAGAAGTTGAGCTTAAAGATAAGTTTGAAAATATGGGCGCCCAAATGGTTAAAGAGGTTGCTTCTCAAACTTCTGATGTCGCTGGCGATGGTACAACCACTGCAACAGTATTAGCCCAAAGTATGTTGCGGGAAGGAATGAAAGCAGTAGCCGCTGGTATGAATCCTATGGATCTTAAGCGAGGTATTGATAAAGCAGTTGTAGCAGCTGTTGAAGAGATGAAAAAATTATCTAAGCCTTGTGCAGATAATAAAGCAATTGCTCAAGTAGGTACTATTTCTGCTAATTCAGATGAGACCGTAGGAAATATTATTGCTGAAGCAATGCAGAAAGTAGGTAAAGAAGGGGTAATTACAGTAGAAGAGGGATCTGGTTTAGAAAATGAACTAGATGTAGTTGAAGGAATGCAATTCGATCGTGGTTACTTATCTCCTTACTTTGTAAGCAATCAGCAGTCTATGGCTTCTGAGTTAGATAATCCTTATATCCTTATCCATGATAAAAAAATCTCTAATATTCGTGAATTACTCCCTATATTAGAGAATGTAGCAAAATCAAGTAGACCTTTACTTATCATTGCTGAAGATGTAGAAGGAGAAGCCCTAGCTACGCTAGTAGTAAATACCATTAGAGGTATTGTGAAAGTATGTGCTGTTAAAGCTCCTGGGTTCGGGGATCGCCGTAAAGCTATGCTAGAGGATATTGCTGTGCTTACTGGAGGTACCGTTATTTCCGAAGAGGTAGGGTTATCCTTAGATAAAGCATCATTAGATGATTTAGGTCAGGCTAAGAGAATTAGCGTTAGCAAAGAAAACACTACGATTGTTGATGGGGCAGGCAATACAGATAGTATTAAAGCTCGAGTAGAACAAATTCGTGTTCAAATGGAAGAAGCTACTTCTGAATACGATAAAGAAAAACTTCAAGAACGAGTAGCTAAGCTAGCTGGTGGTGTTGCAGTTATCAAGGTAGGTGCTGCCACTGAAATGGAAATGAAAGAGAAAAAAGCTCGTGTTGAAGATGCACTCCATGCCACTCGTGCAGCAGTGGAAGAAGGGGTTGTTCCTGGTGGTGGCGTTGCTTTAATTCGTGCTTTACTTGCTATTAAAGATATTAAAGGGCTAAATCACGACCAAGATGTAGGTATTAATTTAGCTCGTCGTGCAATGGAAGAGCCATTACGTCAAATCGTGCACAATGCTGGAGAAGAAGCCTCAGTTATCGTGAATACTGTTAAAGAAGGATCAGGGAATTTTGGCTATAATGCTGCTACTGGTGAGTTTGGCGATATGATTGCTATGGGGATCTTAGATCCTACGAAAGTATCCAGAACCGCACTACAAAAAGCTGCTAGTGTATCTGGTTTAATGATTACTACGGAAGCTATGATTGCAGAAGCACCTAAGGATGAAGGTTCAGCCACCGGTGCCCCAGGCATGGGTGGCATGGGTGGTATGGGTGATATGGGAATGATGTAA
- the groES gene encoding co-chaperone GroES, whose protein sequence is MKIRPLHDRVIVRRTEEEKTSAGGIVIPDTAAEKPIRGEVIAVGNGKILENGQTRSLDVKVGDKVLFGKYSGTEVKVDGEELLVMREDDIVAVFHG, encoded by the coding sequence ATGAAGATTCGCCCGCTTCATGATCGTGTGATTGTTCGCAGAACAGAAGAAGAAAAAACCTCTGCTGGTGGAATTGTGATTCCAGATACAGCTGCCGAAAAACCCATTCGCGGAGAAGTAATTGCCGTAGGCAATGGTAAAATCCTAGAAAATGGGCAAACCAGATCTCTTGATGTTAAGGTTGGAGATAAGGTGCTCTTTGGTAAATATTCTGGTACAGAAGTTAAAGTAGACGGTGAAGAATTACTTGTGATGCGCGAAGACGATATCGTAGCAGTTTTTCACGGCTAA
- a CDS encoding DoxX family protein: MNQITNLIARMLLAQVFILAGISKLGSGYGGTQEYMSSVGVPSALLPLVILIEFGGGIALILGFFTRWVALVLAVFAIAAAALFHSDFSNQMEVIAFTKNIAISGGLLLLMCYGGDKYSLDARKAKDKTSV, from the coding sequence ATGAATCAAATAACTAATCTTATAGCTAGAATGTTGTTAGCCCAGGTTTTTATTTTGGCTGGTATTTCTAAATTAGGATCAGGCTATGGAGGTACTCAAGAATATATGAGCTCAGTAGGAGTTCCGAGTGCTTTATTACCTCTAGTAATACTAATTGAGTTTGGGGGAGGAATAGCTTTAATCCTCGGTTTCTTTACTCGTTGGGTTGCACTAGTTTTAGCTGTCTTTGCCATAGCAGCTGCAGCACTTTTTCATAGTGATTTTTCTAACCAAATGGAAGTAATTGCTTTTACAAAAAATATAGCAATCTCTGGCGGATTATTGCTATTAATGTGCTATGGTGGCGATAAATATAGTTTAGATGCAAGGAAGGCTAAAGACAAAACAAGCGTTTAG
- the rpoD gene encoding RNA polymerase sigma factor RpoD codes for MEQDRQSQLRLLIIKGKDRGYLSYSEVNDHLPEDIIDPEQVEDIITMFNDMGITVHEDISETDDLALMDSTDIADEEVVEETAAALVSDGEFSRTSDPVRMYMREMGSVELLTRDGEIHIAKKIEEGMYQVYSALSRFPDSTAKLLQQYKKVESGEIRISDVISGFHDLDDNTTTQVASEEAEDSENIGKEEDSQLDPQKVKKQFNQLKKVYKRYQDTLVGGDDKKRVKALEAMSKCFLEFKLVPNTFKDLTDELHSTVTKIREHERVIIQVVVHESGMLRQEFLSCFQGHESDLSWVETHIEAKKNYSPTLKNNKDIIQAAQRKLVALEKAACMSITEIKETNRSLSIGEARAKRAKKEMVEANLRLVISIAKKYTNRGLQFLDLIQEGNIGLMKAVDKFEYRRGYKFSTYATWWIRQAITRSIADQARTIRIPVHMIETINKLSRISRQMLQEMGREPTPEELAERVEMPEDKVRKVLKISKEPISMETPIGDDEDSHLGDFVEDIDTVSPADSAIFSGLQETTQVILSGLTPREAKVLRMRFGIDMNTDHTLEEVGKQFDVTRERIRQIEAKALRKLRHPSRSEQLRSFLDIGRK; via the coding sequence ATGGAACAAGATCGCCAATCCCAGTTAAGATTGCTAATTATTAAAGGAAAAGATAGGGGTTACTTATCCTATAGTGAAGTTAATGATCACTTACCTGAAGATATTATAGACCCAGAACAAGTAGAAGATATCATTACTATGTTTAATGATATGGGGATTACTGTTCATGAGGACATATCAGAGACGGATGATCTAGCCCTTATGGATTCAACAGACATTGCTGATGAGGAAGTTGTAGAAGAGACTGCTGCTGCCCTTGTTTCTGATGGAGAATTTTCTCGAACCTCTGATCCTGTTCGCATGTATATGCGAGAGATGGGTAGCGTTGAACTTCTAACTCGTGATGGGGAAATTCATATCGCTAAAAAAATTGAGGAAGGCATGTATCAAGTTTACAGTGCTTTATCTCGGTTTCCAGATAGCACCGCAAAGCTGTTACAACAATATAAAAAAGTAGAATCAGGTGAGATTCGCATCTCTGATGTAATATCTGGATTTCATGATCTAGATGATAATACTACTACCCAAGTAGCTTCAGAGGAAGCTGAGGATTCAGAAAATATTGGTAAAGAAGAAGATAGCCAACTTGATCCTCAAAAAGTTAAAAAACAGTTTAACCAGCTTAAAAAAGTATATAAGCGTTATCAAGATACCCTAGTGGGCGGAGATGATAAAAAGCGGGTTAAAGCACTAGAAGCAATGAGTAAATGTTTTCTGGAGTTTAAACTTGTACCTAATACTTTTAAAGATCTTACAGATGAGCTGCATTCAACCGTTACAAAAATTCGTGAGCATGAGCGAGTTATTATACAAGTTGTCGTACATGAATCAGGAATGTTACGGCAAGAATTTTTGTCTTGCTTTCAAGGGCATGAAAGTGATTTGAGCTGGGTAGAAACTCACATTGAAGCAAAAAAGAATTACTCTCCTACTTTAAAGAATAATAAAGATATTATTCAAGCAGCTCAGAGAAAACTAGTTGCTTTAGAAAAAGCTGCTTGTATGAGTATTACTGAAATTAAAGAAACAAACCGATCTTTATCTATCGGTGAAGCTAGAGCTAAAAGAGCTAAAAAGGAAATGGTTGAGGCTAATTTACGCCTAGTCATTTCAATCGCTAAAAAATATACTAATCGTGGTCTTCAGTTTTTGGATTTAATTCAAGAAGGTAATATCGGCTTAATGAAAGCGGTAGATAAATTTGAATATCGCAGAGGATATAAATTTTCTACTTATGCTACTTGGTGGATACGGCAAGCAATTACCAGATCTATTGCAGATCAAGCACGGACCATTCGAATTCCTGTCCATATGATTGAAACAATCAATAAATTAAGTCGAATTTCTCGACAAATGCTGCAAGAAATGGGTAGAGAGCCCACTCCAGAAGAGCTTGCTGAGCGAGTAGAGATGCCAGAGGATAAGGTACGTAAAGTATTAAAAATATCAAAAGAACCTATTTCAATGGAAACTCCTATAGGAGACGATGAAGACTCTCACTTAGGAGATTTCGTTGAAGATATAGATACTGTTTCTCCTGCAGATTCTGCAATTTTTTCTGGATTACAGGAAACAACACAGGTAATATTATCAGGATTAACACCTAGAGAAGCTAAAGTGTTGAGAATGCGCTTTGGGATTGATATGAATACGGATCATACCCTAGAGGAAGTAGGAAAACAATTTGATGTTACCCGAGAGCGAATTCGTCAAATTGAAGCAAAGGCACTGCGTAAGCTGCGTCATCCTTCTCGTTCTGAGCAATTACGTAGTTTTTTAGATATAGGTAGAAAATGA
- a CDS encoding FxsA family protein: MFPVLPIFLLGLPFIEIYLFIVIGSRIGAGATILLCLITALLGGNLVRYQGFSILRNVQSIGARGETPALEMLEGVVILISGILLIIPGFFTDFLALLGLIPNIRKLFITSFIFRNFSKVTMYSIGTQGTSYQNKTRIIEGQAKKEKE, from the coding sequence ATGTTTCCTGTCCTACCTATATTTCTTCTTGGATTGCCCTTTATTGAAATTTATTTATTTATCGTAATCGGTAGTAGAATTGGAGCAGGAGCTACGATTCTACTCTGCCTTATTACCGCATTATTAGGGGGAAATTTAGTCCGGTATCAGGGATTCTCTATTTTACGTAATGTCCAATCTATAGGAGCTAGAGGAGAGACTCCAGCACTCGAGATGCTAGAAGGTGTAGTGATTCTTATATCTGGTATTCTTCTAATTATTCCGGGATTTTTTACTGATTTTTTAGCTCTTTTAGGATTAATACCCAATATACGCAAGCTATTTATTACTTCTTTTATTTTTCGTAACTTTTCTAAAGTAACAATGTATAGTATCGGAACACAGGGTACTTCCTATCAAAATAAGACTCGTATTATCGAAGGACAAGCTAAAAAAGAGAAAGAATAA